One segment of Dolichospermum sp. DET69 DNA contains the following:
- a CDS encoding 4Fe-4S cluster-binding domain-containing protein: MSLLEIKLPIHETFQSTVQGEGYWTGCLVDFIRLSGCPVGCPWCDTGYADGGTNLPRVNHSIGELLAEIISPRVVITGGEPFIHKHLPELVQAVLAANKQVSIETSGSFWQEVSPAAWITLSPKEHINPKYPVQNQFWSRANEVKIVIETGKEIDFYQEYLSTHPNLLVYLQPEWYSSSKSIPLILQILQKKPDYRLSLQTHKYIGVQ; this comes from the coding sequence ATGTCGCTTTTAGAAATCAAGCTACCCATTCATGAAACTTTTCAAAGTACAGTTCAGGGAGAAGGATACTGGACTGGTTGCTTAGTAGACTTTATTCGCTTATCTGGTTGTCCAGTCGGTTGTCCTTGGTGCGATACTGGTTATGCTGACGGAGGAACAAATTTACCACGAGTGAACCATTCAATTGGTGAACTTTTAGCGGAAATCATATCTCCCAGAGTAGTCATAACTGGTGGAGAACCATTCATTCACAAGCATTTACCAGAGTTAGTTCAAGCTGTATTAGCCGCAAATAAACAGGTTAGTATTGAAACATCAGGCTCTTTTTGGCAAGAAGTTTCCCCAGCAGCTTGGATTACCCTATCTCCCAAAGAACATATTAACCCTAAATACCCGGTGCAAAATCAGTTTTGGAGTCGAGCTAATGAAGTTAAGATAGTCATAGAAACAGGTAAAGAAATTGATTTTTACCAAGAATATCTATCTACTCACCCTAATTTGCTTGTCTACTTACAACCTGAGTGGTACAGTTCCTCGAAATCAATACCGCTGATTTTGCAGATATTACAAAAAAAACCTGACTATAGACTTTCCTTGCAAACACACAAGTATATCGGGGTACAATGA
- a CDS encoding peptidoglycan-binding protein, with product MKDSLIANIPNHMITKSWHCLLLLTITPVLISSSALISTAAPVEIAQVNTAVKIDRPSLNMGSQGERVTELQAALKLLGFYSGAVDGTYQQSTVIAVAQFQQAAGLNPSGNVDNITWQKLFPSPSNIIASPPNSTSNFTTVPTQPTRAKKPSTTRRTTPKNQPNPSIQPTSVNQQIPGIQYTPEGWPILHLGTSGAEVIKLQKQLQNLGFLTGTIDGDFGISTEAAVKAAQARYGLQPDGIVGGGTWKVFLKRTSQQR from the coding sequence ATGAAAGATAGTCTGATAGCAAATATCCCCAACCACATGATCACAAAATCCTGGCATTGCTTACTCTTATTAACCATCACACCCGTGTTGATTAGTTCTTCTGCATTAATATCAACAGCAGCACCAGTCGAAATTGCCCAAGTTAATACAGCGGTTAAAATTGATCGTCCTTCTCTAAACATGGGTAGTCAAGGTGAAAGAGTTACTGAACTTCAAGCCGCTTTGAAGCTATTGGGCTTTTATTCAGGTGCTGTAGATGGTACATATCAACAGAGTACAGTGATTGCCGTTGCCCAGTTTCAGCAAGCTGCTGGCTTAAATCCCAGTGGTAATGTAGATAATATCACTTGGCAAAAACTGTTTCCTAGCCCGTCAAATATTATTGCTTCCCCACCGAACTCTACCAGTAATTTTACGACTGTTCCTACCCAACCGACTAGAGCTAAAAAACCATCAACTACCAGACGTACAACCCCAAAAAATCAACCTAATCCTAGCATTCAGCCCACCTCTGTCAATCAACAAATACCCGGTATTCAATATACCCCCGAAGGCTGGCCAATTTTGCATTTAGGCACAAGTGGTGCAGAAGTGATTAAGTTGCAAAAACAACTACAAAACCTGGGTTTTTTAACTGGTACGATAGATGGAGATTTCGGTATATCCACAGAAGCAGCAGTTAAAGCTGCTCAAGCTCGTTATGGGTTACAACCTGATGGTATAGTCGGTGGTGGTACATGGAAAGTTTTCTTAAAACGCACTTCCCAGCAACGTTAA
- a CDS encoding Uma2 family endonuclease, translated as MVLLQELSELLQAEDPEERQIITGVSWESYEALLNDLGDSLEYRVTYLDGVIELMSPNRRHESRKSVTGSLLEIYFQEKRIPYFPLGSTTFRKQAKRGGVEPDESYCIGIEKEFPDLAIEIVFSSGGIDKLEVYKRLGIKEVWFFINNQFTVYHLRGENYELVAHSELLPDLDLTTLAQYVISDYPLDAAIAFREKIKML; from the coding sequence ATGGTATTACTTCAAGAATTATCAGAATTGTTGCAAGCAGAAGATCCAGAAGAACGACAAATTATCACTGGCGTGAGTTGGGAAAGTTATGAAGCTTTGCTTAATGATTTAGGTGACAGCTTGGAATATAGAGTTACATATTTAGACGGAGTTATAGAATTAATGTCACCAAATCGCCGCCATGAAAGTCGAAAAAGTGTTACTGGATCTTTACTAGAAATTTACTTTCAAGAAAAACGTATTCCTTATTTTCCCCTTGGTTCTACAACTTTCCGTAAACAAGCAAAAAGAGGTGGAGTAGAACCAGATGAATCTTACTGTATAGGTATAGAAAAAGAGTTTCCTGATCTGGCGATTGAAATTGTTTTTAGCAGCGGAGGAATTGATAAATTAGAAGTTTATAAAAGATTAGGTATCAAAGAAGTATGGTTCTTTATCAATAATCAATTTACGGTTTATCATCTGCGTGGTGAAAACTATGAACTGGTGGCGCATAGTGAATTATTACCAGATTTAGATTTAACAACGTTAGCACAATATGTAATTTCTGATTATCCTTTAGATGCCGCAATAGCTTTTCGGGAAAAAATAAAAATGCTTTAG
- a CDS encoding DUF1997 domain-containing protein, which produces MVTNNSKYQPWEVADDTGLKKDHLSVTKFYGNYQDSMEMYAPVEQVEEYFNTHASWFGRCAEPMKVHRIGENSYALAVGKFGAFGYDVEPKIGLELLKPQDHHFQIRTIPVPDYEAPGYEVDYKSSTKLIGDLDGITRVEWELDLVVELQFPRFIQRLSLSLIQSTGDRILNQIVRQVSHRLTHKVQKDFHQSLNIPFPQKKQQKYSRS; this is translated from the coding sequence ATGGTTACAAACAATAGCAAATATCAACCTTGGGAAGTAGCGGATGATACTGGTTTAAAAAAAGATCATCTTAGTGTAACTAAATTCTATGGGAATTATCAAGATAGCATGGAAATGTACGCACCTGTGGAGCAGGTAGAAGAGTATTTTAATACTCATGCTTCCTGGTTTGGTCGTTGTGCAGAACCCATGAAGGTACACAGGATAGGAGAAAATAGTTATGCTTTAGCAGTGGGTAAATTTGGTGCTTTTGGTTACGACGTAGAACCAAAGATTGGCTTGGAGTTGTTAAAACCCCAAGATCATCATTTCCAAATTCGGACTATTCCTGTACCTGATTACGAAGCACCTGGTTATGAAGTAGATTACAAATCATCCACAAAATTGATAGGTGATTTAGATGGGATTACACGGGTGGAATGGGAGTTGGATTTGGTTGTTGAGTTACAGTTTCCCAGATTTATTCAACGATTATCCCTTTCTTTAATTCAATCTACAGGCGATCGCATCCTTAATCAAATTGTCCGTCAAGTTTCCCATCGTCTCACACACAAGGTACAGAAAGATTTTCACCAATCTCTAAATATCCCTTTTCCCCAAAAGAAACAGCAGAAATACAGCAGGAGTTAG
- a CDS encoding glycoside hydrolase family protein, translating into MERSGILKSFELKGVEKLIAPIAALLGFVYLFQWYVFGDIQLSTEPIFTRKQPPLVMKGGNPYIRALMRTISASEASGNRPYSLLYGGEQVNDLSHHPQKCVTIITGPNTGNCSTAAGRYQIINTTWDHIAPRYHPKPIQMMLWTNYSFEAEYQDAVVYRWLNDSKVWGIDIPKLLQQQKLNDVLRKLSPTWTSLGYGIENNSVSSSLPKIYQQILKEELTQNTEVKNIK; encoded by the coding sequence ATTGAAAGGAGTGGAATTCTGAAAAGCTTTGAACTTAAAGGTGTAGAAAAACTCATTGCTCCCATAGCCGCACTTTTGGGCTTTGTGTACCTGTTTCAGTGGTATGTTTTTGGAGATATACAATTATCCACCGAACCTATATTTACCAGAAAACAACCACCCCTAGTTATGAAAGGTGGAAATCCTTATATTCGGGCATTAATGCGAACTATTTCCGCCAGTGAAGCTAGTGGTAATCGTCCCTACTCTCTTTTATATGGTGGTGAGCAGGTTAATGATCTCAGCCATCATCCTCAAAAATGTGTCACTATCATCACAGGACCAAATACGGGTAATTGTTCCACAGCCGCAGGTAGATATCAAATTATTAATACTACGTGGGATCATATTGCCCCGCGCTATCACCCAAAACCGATCCAAATGATGTTGTGGACTAATTATAGTTTTGAAGCAGAGTATCAAGATGCTGTGGTTTATCGTTGGTTGAATGATTCCAAAGTCTGGGGTATAGATATCCCTAAACTATTACAGCAGCAAAAGTTAAATGACGTTTTACGGAAACTTTCTCCCACTTGGACAAGTTTAGGATACGGTATAGAAAATAATTCTGTTAGCAGTTCCTTACCTAAAATTTATCAGCAAATCTTAAAAGAAGAATTAACCCAAAATACAGAAGTTAAAAATATAAAATAA
- a CDS encoding ankyrin repeat domain-containing protein, translating to MTENQDALLLKAVKTGDIKGVFTLLSDGANVNARDVHETTALMFAANLGYTEIVRSLLNAGAKINLTRKPYQLTALMLAASANQIDVVQLLVSQGANVNATNDDGSTAIMIAALKGHLDIVQILLAAGTDIKITDKDDDTALKLAIKHKQPAVIKALSQNNHIVNSQDPEGETALMIAADLGYLETVKALLSSGADVNIKNVDHGTALLAATATGNTDIITALLDAGAEINHQDKEGETALHIAVVEEYIEIVKILLQRGADVQIRNHLGDTPLLIAAFQGYSQIVAVLLSAGADMEKKNFGEVALTLAVSQGHFSTVKLLLEHGADINKLADDGKTALVKAIAANYPEICQLLLETGANVNLQNAAGATALMWAVAEGYSQAVAMLLQAGADVNMKNQGGYTALMIAEFNNYRGVCAMLRQAGAQE from the coding sequence ATGACAGAAAATCAAGATGCCTTATTGCTGAAAGCTGTGAAAACTGGGGATATTAAAGGAGTATTTACACTGCTGTCTGATGGTGCTAACGTCAATGCCAGGGATGTCCATGAGACTACAGCCTTGATGTTTGCAGCGAATTTAGGTTATACAGAAATTGTGCGATCGCTCTTGAATGCGGGTGCTAAGATTAACTTAACTAGAAAACCTTATCAGTTAACAGCATTAATGCTGGCTGCTAGTGCCAATCAAATAGATGTTGTTCAGCTATTAGTCTCGCAAGGAGCAAATGTTAATGCTACTAATGATGATGGTAGTACCGCAATAATGATAGCAGCACTGAAAGGTCATCTTGATATCGTCCAAATCCTGTTAGCGGCTGGTACTGACATAAAAATCACCGATAAAGATGATGATACCGCGTTAAAGTTGGCAATAAAACACAAACAGCCAGCAGTCATTAAAGCTTTATCACAAAATAACCATATTGTCAATAGCCAAGATCCAGAAGGTGAGACAGCATTAATGATTGCCGCAGATTTGGGCTATTTAGAAACAGTAAAAGCATTGTTGTCATCTGGGGCTGATGTCAATATCAAAAATGTTGATCATGGAACAGCATTATTAGCAGCTACAGCTACGGGAAATACCGATATTATCACCGCTTTATTAGATGCTGGTGCGGAAATTAATCACCAAGATAAAGAAGGGGAAACAGCCTTACACATTGCTGTTGTGGAAGAATATATTGAAATAGTAAAAATATTACTTCAACGGGGCGCAGATGTGCAAATCAGAAACCATCTGGGAGATACACCCTTATTGATAGCAGCGTTCCAGGGATATAGCCAAATAGTAGCAGTTTTGCTGAGTGCAGGGGCAGATATGGAAAAGAAAAACTTTGGAGAAGTTGCTCTGACTTTAGCAGTATCTCAAGGACATTTCTCAACTGTAAAACTATTACTTGAGCATGGTGCAGATATTAATAAATTAGCAGATGATGGTAAAACCGCTTTAGTCAAAGCCATAGCTGCAAACTATCCCGAAATATGCCAACTATTGCTAGAAACAGGGGCAAATGTAAATTTGCAAAACGCTGCTGGAGCAACTGCTTTAATGTGGGCTGTAGCTGAAGGTTATAGTCAGGCTGTGGCAATGTTACTACAAGCTGGGGCGGATGTCAATATGAAAAATCAGGGTGGTTATACAGCTTTAATGATTGCAGAGTTTAATAATTATCGGGGTGTTTGTGCAATGTTAAGACAAGCTGGAGCGCAGGAGTAA
- the queD gene encoding 6-carboxytetrahydropterin synthase QueD has product MTNHQWLLAKEFRFEAAHKLPYHDGKCSRLHGHSWRGVVYVAGDTLATEGAKQGMVMDYSDIKKYLNPLLENYLDHYYLNESMGLESPTSEEIAAWIYEKLEQAGLAGLTAVRIDETCTSICLYSKTRLSGWLNSGENLNLLGSRQNDDGLGMNLITII; this is encoded by the coding sequence ATGACCAATCATCAGTGGCTACTAGCTAAAGAATTCCGCTTTGAAGCAGCACATAAATTACCTTACCATGATGGTAAATGCTCCAGGCTGCATGGACATAGTTGGCGGGGAGTTGTCTATGTAGCTGGTGATACCTTAGCCACAGAAGGTGCTAAACAGGGTATGGTAATGGACTATTCAGATATCAAAAAATATCTCAACCCCTTGTTAGAGAACTATTTAGATCACTATTATTTAAATGAATCTATGGGTTTAGAATCACCAACCAGTGAGGAAATTGCCGCTTGGATTTATGAAAAATTAGAACAAGCAGGATTAGCGGGATTAACAGCAGTAAGAATTGATGAAACTTGCACATCTATCTGTTTGTACTCGAAAACACGCCTATCTGGTTGGTTGAATTCTGGTGAAAATTTAAATTTACTAGGATCTCGTCAAAATGATGATGGACTTGGGATGAATTTAATCACAATTATCTAA
- a CDS encoding insulinase family protein, producing the protein MQTINSRSLIHRTVLSNGIVLLVSENQAADIIAGRIFIRAGSCHENREKAGLAHLLSAVMTKGCDGLSSLEIAEKVESVGASLGTDAATDYFLLSLKTVTTDFIDILSLAGKLLRSPTFPENQIELEKRLAIQDIRSQKEQPFGLAFEQLRQVMYPNHPYSMSVLGDETSMSSITRDDLVVYHQTHFRPDNIVISIAGRITPGQAEKLVNSIFGDWEIPTSAQPTLNLSPIAVSPKSCLKPLNTQQSIIMLGYLGPAVTNPEYAALKLLSTYLGNGLSSRLFVELREKQGLAYDVSAIYSTRLFPASFVVYIGTAPENTKIAFNGLRHEVELLSNAELSAEALQTAKNKIIGQYALGKQTNGHIAQIYGWYEILGLGIEFDQQFPELINNVTATAAITSARKYLQDPYLSLVGPEEAIQTATF; encoded by the coding sequence ATGCAAACTATTAATAGTCGCTCTCTGATTCATCGCACTGTATTAAGTAATGGCATTGTTTTATTAGTATCAGAAAATCAAGCTGCTGATATTATTGCTGGACGGATTTTTATTCGGGCTGGTAGTTGTCATGAAAACCGAGAAAAAGCTGGTTTAGCACATTTATTGTCAGCAGTAATGACAAAGGGATGTGATGGTTTATCGAGTTTAGAAATTGCCGAAAAAGTCGAATCTGTGGGAGCTAGTTTAGGGACAGATGCAGCTACAGACTATTTTTTGCTATCTTTGAAAACAGTAACTACTGATTTTATTGATATTTTATCATTGGCTGGAAAATTATTGCGATCGCCTACTTTTCCCGAAAATCAAATAGAGTTAGAAAAGCGGTTAGCAATCCAAGATATTCGTTCACAAAAAGAGCAACCTTTTGGTCTAGCTTTTGAACAATTACGTCAGGTAATGTACCCCAATCATCCCTATTCTATGTCCGTTTTAGGTGATGAAACTAGCATGAGCAGCATTACCCGTGATGACTTAGTAGTATATCATCAAACTCATTTCCGCCCTGATAATATTGTAATTAGCATTGCTGGACGCATTACACCAGGACAAGCTGAGAAATTAGTAAATAGTATTTTTGGTGATTGGGAAATACCCACTTCAGCCCAACCTACTCTTAATTTATCACCCATTGCCGTATCACCTAAATCTTGCCTTAAACCCTTAAACACCCAACAATCAATTATCATGTTGGGTTATTTAGGACCAGCAGTAACTAACCCAGAATATGCCGCTCTCAAATTACTTTCCACCTATTTAGGTAATGGTCTTTCTAGTCGTTTGTTTGTAGAATTACGAGAAAAGCAAGGTTTAGCTTATGACGTATCTGCTATTTATTCAACTCGACTTTTTCCCGCTTCCTTCGTAGTTTATATTGGGACTGCACCGGAAAATACCAAAATTGCTTTTAATGGACTCCGCCATGAAGTAGAATTGTTATCTAATGCCGAACTATCAGCAGAAGCATTACAAACTGCTAAAAACAAAATTATTGGTCAATATGCGTTGGGTAAACAAACTAATGGACATATTGCTCAAATCTATGGTTGGTATGAAATATTGGGTTTAGGGATTGAATTTGATCAACAGTTTCCCGAATTAATTAATAATGTCACAGCAACGGCAGCAATTACATCTGCTCGTAAATATTTGCAAGATCCTTATTTATCTTTAGTTGGCCCAGAGGAAGCTATTCAGACAGCTACTTTTTGA
- a CDS encoding insulinase family protein, which produces MFPGSVIKLDNGLTFIHQEISTTPVVVADVWVRAGTNLEPEPWFGMAHFLEHMIFKGTPNLLPGEFDYHIEKIGGVSNAATSHDYAHYSITTAADYLEHTLPHLGELLLNAAIPDDEFIRERDVVLEEIRSYNDDPDWVGFQSLAKNIYQQHPYGRSVLGTEEELMQHSPEAMRCFYRSYYQPENMTVVVVGGIAEKAALELVNRTFADFPQRDNCPQFAKVTDPIISGICRQELILPRIEQARLIMGWKVPGVEKIRAVHGLELLSVLLGEGRISRLVSDLREEKQLVQDIDCDFSLQQESSLFTITAWLELEYLEEVENLICSHLQELQNQEISQQELNRIQRLLCNEYAFSTETPNQLTDIYGYYHTIGYTELAVTYPQEIQSLDTQELQKLAQEYLSPANYTVTILKPC; this is translated from the coding sequence GTGTTTCCCGGTTCTGTTATCAAGTTAGATAATGGCTTAACATTTATTCACCAAGAGATTTCCACTACCCCCGTAGTGGTAGCTGACGTTTGGGTACGTGCGGGAACTAACCTAGAACCAGAACCTTGGTTTGGTATGGCGCATTTTTTAGAACATATGATTTTTAAAGGCACACCCAACCTACTTCCTGGGGAATTTGATTATCACATTGAAAAAATCGGTGGGGTGAGTAATGCCGCAACCAGCCACGATTACGCCCATTATTCCATTACAACCGCTGCTGATTATCTAGAACATACCCTTCCCCATTTAGGAGAATTACTCCTGAATGCAGCCATTCCTGACGATGAATTTATCAGAGAACGGGATGTGGTGTTAGAAGAAATTCGCTCTTACAATGATGATCCCGATTGGGTTGGTTTTCAATCTCTTGCTAAAAATATTTATCAACAGCACCCTTACGGACGTTCTGTGTTGGGGACTGAGGAAGAATTAATGCAGCATTCCCCGGAAGCTATGCGCTGCTTTTACCGCAGTTACTACCAACCAGAAAATATGACTGTGGTTGTGGTGGGGGGAATTGCAGAAAAAGCCGCTTTGGAGTTGGTAAACCGGACATTTGCAGATTTCCCTCAACGGGATAATTGTCCCCAATTTGCGAAAGTTACAGACCCAATAATTTCAGGAATTTGTCGTCAGGAGTTGATTTTACCCAGAATAGAACAAGCACGGTTGATAATGGGGTGGAAAGTTCCTGGAGTCGAAAAAATTCGGGCTGTTCATGGTTTAGAATTATTATCAGTGCTGCTAGGGGAAGGGAGAATTTCTCGCTTAGTATCTGATTTGCGGGAAGAAAAACAACTTGTTCAAGACATTGACTGTGATTTTTCTCTACAACAAGAATCAAGTTTATTCACAATTACGGCTTGGTTAGAATTAGAATATTTGGAAGAAGTTGAAAATTTGATTTGTTCACATTTACAAGAATTGCAAAATCAAGAAATTAGTCAGCAAGAATTAAATCGCATTCAGAGGCTTTTATGTAACGAGTATGCCTTTTCCACAGAAACACCAAATCAACTAACTGATATTTATGGTTATTATCATACTATTGGCTATACTGAATTAGCTGTTACTTATCCCCAAGAAATCCAATCTTTAGATACTCAAGAACTGCAAAAATTAGCTCAAGAGTATCTTTCACCAGCTAATTATACCGTGACAATTCTCAAGCCTTGTTAG
- a CDS encoding Rpn family recombination-promoting nuclease/putative transposase, translating to MVQFQKDELLYERVLAESSLYFYRNRARFSDWQAVIIYPSRNIEQKDIYALRAFLNSDQVHRVYLDELGDIHQLPIWVAVMILTTLEESTAPETARYLLSRTNEEIPSLSSRVIIEMITTIMMYKFENLNRQEVESMLGITLKETRVYQEIKEEGIKEGIKEGIKEGIKEGRKEGREEATVNLVIRLLTKRFGKVSKKIRNSISSLPLDKLEDLSEALLDFSSLDDLLAWLAKSED from the coding sequence ATAGTACAATTCCAAAAAGATGAATTACTGTACGAACGAGTATTAGCTGAATCTTCGCTATATTTTTACCGCAACCGTGCTAGATTTAGTGATTGGCAAGCAGTTATAATTTATCCATCTCGGAACATCGAACAAAAAGATATTTATGCACTTAGGGCATTTCTCAACAGTGACCAAGTACATCGGGTATATTTAGATGAATTGGGGGATATTCATCAATTACCTATATGGGTAGCAGTGATGATACTAACAACTTTAGAAGAAAGTACAGCCCCAGAAACAGCCAGGTATTTATTAAGCAGAACCAACGAAGAAATACCATCACTATCAAGTCGCGTCATAATAGAGATGATTACAACTATTATGATGTACAAATTTGAAAACCTAAATCGTCAAGAGGTAGAATCTATGTTAGGAATCACACTTAAAGAAACGCGAGTTTATCAGGAAATTAAAGAAGAAGGAATCAAAGAAGGAATCAAAGAAGGAATTAAGGAAGGAATCAAGGAAGGAAGAAAAGAGGGACGAGAGGAAGCAACTGTTAATTTGGTTATTCGACTGTTGACTAAGCGATTTGGAAAAGTATCCAAGAAAATACGCAATTCTATTTCTAGCTTACCATTAGATAAGTTGGAAGATTTGAGTGAAGCACTATTGGATTTTAGCAGTTTGGATGATTTACTGGCATGGTTAGCAAAATCTGAAGACTAA
- a CDS encoding armadillo-type fold-containing protein, with protein MAQASSSWRQFMHQISEIKTGIPKNNIFRHFSEPGVLLGLLTIIVAMLIWSWQLLLALMVGIGIMVITYSIQKWNWQLRWLEIRKLMSSTNSRLAYSIVSGGIATVITYMASAIWVDAPSHWLAAGAIVQGMGTLLTLILLVWQICSFQGNREEDYLDQLLNNLTEKDPLKRLISMRQLNKLITRQRVDTALQQDIMECLQLLLSQEKEVMIREAALDCLQNLNGLQVLKPMQSKVFIPVSVKSQDKIFMD; from the coding sequence GTGGCACAGGCTTCGTCTTCTTGGCGACAATTCATGCATCAAATCTCAGAAATTAAGACAGGAATCCCAAAAAATAACATTTTCAGGCATTTCTCTGAACCCGGTGTTTTACTGGGATTGTTAACAATTATTGTGGCTATGCTGATTTGGAGTTGGCAATTGCTGTTAGCTCTTATGGTTGGCATTGGGATTATGGTAATTACTTACTCAATCCAAAAATGGAACTGGCAATTACGCTGGTTAGAAATCCGCAAATTGATGAGCAGCACTAACAGTCGTTTAGCTTATTCTATTGTTAGTGGTGGTATTGCGACTGTGATAACTTACATGGCTTCGGCAATTTGGGTTGATGCTCCCAGTCATTGGTTAGCGGCTGGCGCTATTGTTCAAGGTATGGGAACGTTGTTAACTTTAATTTTATTGGTCTGGCAAATATGCAGTTTTCAGGGAAATAGAGAGGAAGATTATCTTGATCAATTGTTAAACAATTTAACCGAAAAAGATCCTTTAAAACGGTTAATTTCTATGCGCCAACTCAATAAGTTGATTACCCGTCAGCGTGTTGATACAGCACTACAACAAGATATTATGGAATGTTTGCAACTGCTACTAAGTCAGGAAAAGGAAGTAATGATTCGGGAAGCAGCTTTAGATTGTTTGCAAAATTTAAATGGATTGCAGGTGCTAAAACCGATGCAGTCAAAGGTATTTATTCCTGTGTCGGTAAAATCGCAGGATAAAATATTTATGGATTAG
- a CDS encoding DUF4079 domain-containing protein, which produces MVFELTPTIKFWLNFAHPVTMWILLALSLYAAYLGLQVQRTRNAQGEEKKELIKGRYTIKHHQIGSIMLALMVAGSIGGMAVTYINNGKLFVAPHLLAGLGMTGLIAFSASLSPFMQKGANWARITHILLNFTILGLFLWQALTGVEIIQRILTKA; this is translated from the coding sequence ATGGTTTTTGAACTTACTCCAACAATAAAATTCTGGCTGAACTTTGCTCACCCAGTTACTATGTGGATACTATTGGCACTTTCCTTGTATGCTGCATACTTAGGGCTACAAGTACAGCGGACTAGAAATGCTCAGGGAGAAGAAAAGAAAGAATTGATTAAGGGGCGTTATACCATCAAACACCACCAAATTGGTTCTATCATGTTAGCTTTGATGGTAGCAGGTTCAATAGGAGGTATGGCCGTTACTTACATTAATAATGGTAAGTTGTTTGTCGCACCCCATCTACTGGCTGGATTAGGAATGACGGGTTTAATTGCTTTTTCTGCATCCCTATCTCCTTTCATGCAAAAAGGAGCCAATTGGGCGCGGATAACTCATATATTGTTAAATTTTACTATTTTAGGGCTTTTCCTATGGCAGGCACTCACTGGTGTCGAAATCATCCAAAGAATTCTCACGAAAGCATAA
- a CDS encoding phage holin family protein, protein MKHFLLTWLGTAVALLITAKIVPGFILTGFSAALIAAVIIGLVNAIVRPVLGILAFPITLITLGLFTFVINALTLWFASSLTASYGFQIQGFIPAFLGSIVLSIVSGIINQIVNVVD, encoded by the coding sequence ATGAAACACTTTCTCTTAACTTGGCTTGGTACTGCGGTAGCATTATTAATTACGGCTAAAATTGTTCCTGGTTTTATTCTCACTGGTTTTAGTGCTGCCTTAATTGCCGCTGTTATTATTGGTTTAGTCAATGCTATTGTTCGTCCAGTTTTGGGAATTTTGGCATTTCCTATTACCTTAATTACTTTAGGTTTATTTACTTTTGTGATTAATGCCTTAACTTTATGGTTTGCAAGTTCTTTAACTGCGAGTTATGGTTTTCAGATTCAGGGTTTTATTCCTGCTTTTTTAGGTTCAATTGTCTTATCAATTGTTTCTGGTATTATTAACCAGATTGTTAATGTAGTTGATTAA
- a CDS encoding cobalamin biosynthesis protein, with amino-acid sequence MAYKKVLWVGIGCKKGISQQLINSAIKEVFQENQLIYSQIAGIATIDKKASEIGLLEFCKLEKLSLKTFSAEILNNVFVPNPSNTVTKLMGTYSVAEAAAILAASEITSKEITLLVPKQIFRLLGEAITVAVAKCEKLIF; translated from the coding sequence ATGGCATACAAAAAAGTTTTATGGGTAGGAATTGGGTGCAAAAAAGGCATTTCCCAGCAATTAATTAATTCAGCAATTAAAGAAGTTTTTCAAGAAAATCAACTTATATATAGTCAAATAGCTGGAATTGCCACTATTGATAAAAAAGCCTCAGAAATTGGTTTATTAGAGTTTTGTAAATTAGAAAAATTATCTTTAAAAACCTTTAGTGCTGAAATTTTAAATAATGTATTTGTTCCCAATCCTAGTAATACTGTTACTAAGTTAATGGGAACATATAGTGTTGCAGAAGCAGCCGCTATTCTCGCAGCTTCAGAAATTACATCTAAGGAAATAACGTTATTAGTTCCTAAACAGATTTTTCGTTTACTAGGGGAAGCAATAACAGTAGCTGTTGCTAAATGTGAAAAATTGATATTTTAA